In Salminus brasiliensis chromosome 24, fSalBra1.hap2, whole genome shotgun sequence, one genomic interval encodes:
- the LOC140547212 gene encoding protocadherin Fat 1-like encodes MQNQATSLLLVQLLLLCGCCAQIRGLDTTSVPHFTHPSYNATIFENSAAKTYLESPVKMGIFITDPSWEIRYKIVSGDNENLFKAEEYQLGDFSFLRIRTKGGSSAILNREVRDHYVLVVKAVERTSNAEARTRVRVQVLDTNDLRPLFSPTSYSVSLPENTAVRASIAKVTATDADIGTNGEYYYSFREWTDMFAVHPTSGVVTLTGKLDYSETKQYDLEILAVDRGMKLYGSSGFSSMAKLTVRVEQANEHAPVITAVTLAPSDTDKDPTYAVVTVEDDDQGANGEIASLSVVAGDPLQQFRAMRTSPGSKEYKIKAVKEVDWDSQPYGYNLTLQAKDKGSPPQFSSAKVIHITSPQFKVGPPKFEQSVYRVNVSEFAPLHTPVVMVTAVPKYPQLKYTFRQKLDKNLFVINPDTGLITTAGPIHADYLPRHELDVITSDKKVATKVIVDVIDVNNNAPEFEQSSYKASVDENTPAGTSVVTVKATDLDSGENGYVTYSIANVNPQPFVIDYFSGVISTSEQLDYELMPRIYNLRVRASDWGEPFRREVETQVLITLSNLNDNKPLFENVDCEVTIPRDHGTGEQITTVSAIDADELQLVRYVIKGGNDLNLFELNPNSGVLSLKQPLSEGEAEKVSFHSLRITASDGEHETPPMVLNITVITARKPVQVKCVDTGVATMLAEKLLQGSKIHSQGEPDENFLDIHAVNRFAPQFADTFPSVVEVKEDLPVGARVVHLSASDADSGFNGKLVYVISGGDTESRFVVDMDDGWLKVFAPLDREKADHYTLNVTVYDLGLPQKSSSRLLDVKVTDANDNSPQFLQDSYSVEISENTAVGTEIIQVEAKDKDLGDNSLIRYSIMADTDQFAIDEETGVVVVKKPLDREVQPGFVLRIAARDQATVEPQLVSTVSLKITLDDVNDNPPKFIPPNYRVKVREDLPVGTVIMWLEAHDPDVGPSSQVRYSLVDSGDGKFEVDKLSGAVRIVQNLDYEKKQLYNLVAKAKDKGKPISLSSTCHIEVEVVDVNENLYRPWFPSFVDKGFIKEDVPIGTSVMKVTAQDKDSGRDGEIRYSIRDGSGLGIFGIDEETGVIRTLELLDHETVSHYWLTVYASDRGVVPLSAFVEIYIAVQDVNDNAPQTSEPVYYPSVMESSPKDVSIIQIEAFDPDTKSSDKLTYKITSGNPQGFFSINPKTGECSLGLTSRLGC; translated from the coding sequence ATGCAGAACCAGGCGACTTCACTGCTGCTGGTGCAGCTGCTGCTCCTGTGCGGCTGCTGCGCCCAAATCCGAGGGCTGGACACCACGTCTGTCCCACACTTCACTCATCCTTCGTACAATGCCACCATCTTTGAGAACTCCGCTGCTAAGACCTACTTGGAAAGCCCGGTCAAAATGGGCATCTTCATCACAGACCCTTCTTGGGAAATACGGTACAAAATCGTGTCAGGCGACAACGAGAACCTTTTCAAAGCTGAGGAATATCAACTGGGAGACTTTAGCTTTTTGCGGATACGGACCAAAGGAGGCAGCAGTGCCATCCTGAACCGGGAAGTGCGCGACCACTACGTCCTCGTGGTCAAGGCTGTGGAAAGGACCTCGAACGCCGAAGCCCGGACACGAGTCAGGGTTCAGGTGCTGGACACCAATGACCTCCGGCCTCTGTTTTCGCCCACCTCCTACAGCGTCTCCCTGCCGGAGAACACGGCCGTCCGCGCCAGCATAGCCAAGGTGACGGCGACGGATGCCGACATCGGTACGAACGGGGAGTACTACTACAGCTTCAGGGAGTGGACCGACATGTTTGCGGTCCACCCCACGAGCGGCGTGGTCACGCTGACCGGAAAGCTGGACTACTCGGAGACGAAGCAGTACGATCTGGAGATACTGGCGGTCGACCGTGGGATGAAGCTTTACGGGAGCAGTGGGTTCAGTAGCATGGCTAAGCTGACGGTACGAGTGGAGCAGGCTAACGAGCATGCTCCGGTGATCACGGCGGTGACCCTAGCTCCTTCGGATACTGACAAGGACCCGACCTACGCCGTGGTGACCGTCGAGGACGATGACCAGGGGGCTAATGGCGAGATAGCATCCCTTAGCGTGGTAGCAGGAGACcctttacagcagtttagagCTATGAGGACCAGTCCGGGCAGTAAGGAGTACAAAATCAAAGCAGTGAAGGAGGTAGACTGGGATAGCCAGCCTTACGGCTATAACCTCACTCTGCAGGCTAAGGACAAGGGCAGCCCACCCCAGTTTTCCTCGGCTAAGGTCATCCATATTACATCCCCACAGTTTAAAGTAGGGCCTCCGAAATTCGAGCAGAGTGTTTACAGGGTGAATGTGAGTGAATTCGCCCCGCTACACACCCCTGTTGTGATGGTCACAGCTGTGCCAAAGTATCCCCAGTTAAAATATACTTTCAGGCAAAAACTAGACAAGAATCTCTTTGTAATCAACCCGGACACCGGGCTAATCACAACGGCTGGACCTATCCATGCCGATTACCTGCCACGGCACGAGCTAGACGTGATCACTAGCGACAAAAAAGTAGCCACTAAAGTTATCGTAGATGTGATCGACGTGAATAACAACGCCCCTGAGTTTGAGCAGTCGTCCTACAAAGCCAGCGTTGATGAAAACACGCCTGCAGGTACGAGCGTGGTGACCGTCAAGGCCACCGACTTAGACAGCGGCGAGAACGGCTACGTCACTTACAGCATAGCCAACGTAAACCCCCAGCCGTTCGTTATCGATTACTTCTCCGGAGTGATCAGTACCTCAGAGCAGCTAGATTACGAGCTGATGCCGAGGATCTATAATTTACGGGTGCGAGCCTCAGACTGGGGCGAGCCTTTCCGACGGGAGGTGGAGACGCAGGTCTTGATCACCCTCAGCAACCTCAACGACAACAAGCCTCTCTTCGAGAACGTGGACTGTGAGGTGACCATCCCCAGGGACCATGGCACAGGAGAACAGATCACTACTGTGTCGGCCATCGACGCCGATGAGCTTCAGCTGGTGAGGTACGTGATAAAAGGCGGCAACGACCTGAATCTGTTCGAGTTGAACCCCAACTCGGGAGTGCTGTCGCTGAAACAGCCCCTCAGCGAGGGCGAGGCCGAAAAGGTGTCCTTCCACAGCTTAAGGATCACCGCCAGCGACGGAGAACACGAGACTCCACCAATGGTCTTGAACATAACCGTCATCACGGCACGGAAACCAGTTCAAGTCAAATGCGTGGACACCGGTGTAGCCACTATGCTGGCGGAGAAGCTCCTGCAAGGTAGCAAGATCCACAGCCAAGGGGAACCTGATGAGAACTTCTTAGACATTCACGCCGTGAACCGATTTGCTCCCCAGTTCGCGGACACCTTCCCCAGCGTCGTCGAGGTCAAGGAGGACCTGCCAGTCGGCGCTCGGGTTGTGCACCTGAGCGCCTCGGATGCCGACAGTGGTTTCAATGGGAAACTTGTGTATGTTATCTCGGGTGGAGACACGGAAAGTCGGTTTGTTGTCGACATGGATGACGGTTGGCTGAAGGTTTTCGCTCCGCTTGACCGAGAAAAAGCCGACCACTACACGCTCAATGTTACCGTGTACGATCTCGGACTACCTCAGAAGTCATCATCGCGTCTGCTGGATGTTAAGGTGACGGATGCCAATGACAACAGCCCGCAGTTCCTACAGGACTCATATTCCGTGGAAATCAGTGAGAACACTGCCGTGGGCACTGAGATCATTCAGGTTGAGGCTAAAGATAAAGACCTTGGAGACAACAGTCTTATCAGGTACTCTATAATGGCGGACACCGATCAGTTTGCCATTGACGAGGAGACTGGAGTTGTCGTGGTCAAGAAGCCGCTCGATCGCGAGGTACAACCTGGCTTCGTGCTCAGAATCGCGGCCCGTGACCAGGCTACTGtcgaacctcagctagtttccACTGTGTCGCTTAAAATCACCCTGGACGATGTCAACGACAACCCCCCGAAATTCATCCCCCCAAATTATCGAGTAAAGGTCCGCGAGGATCTACCTGTTGGAACCGTTATCATGTGGCTGGAAGCTCACGACCCCGACGTTGGGCCGTCGAGCCAGGTACGATACAGCCTCGTGGACAGCGGCGACGGGAAGTTCGAGGTGGACAAACTCAGCGGCGCGGTGCGGATCGTGCAGAACCTGGATTACGAGAAAAAGCAACTTTACAACCTTGTGGCGAAGGCAAAGGACAAAGGCAAGCCAATATCCTTGTCGTCAACCTGCCACAttgaggtggaggtggtggacgTGAACGAGAACCTGTATCGCCCGTGGTTCCCATCGTTTGTGGATAAGGGATTTATCAAAGAGGACGTCCCGATTGGAACGTCGGTCATGAAGGTCACGGCTCAGGACAAGGACAGCGGAAGAGACGGGGAAATCCGCTACTCCATTCGGGACGGGTCCGGTCTGGGGATCTTTGGCATCGACGAAGAAACTG